The window TAGTAGCTGTTAAACAATAAAGTGCTTCAGGCGTAAACCCTGTTTTAAGTCCGTCTATACCCTCATAGTATTTAACTAATTTGTTTGTATTAACTAGCCAAAACTTATCATCGGTGTCTTCACGGATGTAATCCTCATAAAGACTTGTATATTGTGTAACAGTTTCTTCATGGTCTTTTAATAAATCTCTTGCCATCATCGACATATCATATGCAGAAGAATAATGGTCTTCATCCGTTAATCCGTGAGGATTCATAAAGTTTGTATCTTTAAGACCTAATTCTTTTACGCGTTCATTCATCATCTTTACAAACATTTCTTCTGACCCTGCAACACGTTCTCCAAGTGCAACAACTGAATCATTAGCAGATGCTATTGCAACGGATTTAAATAAATCTTCAACCGTCATCTTTTCATTTGGTTCTAGCCATATTTGAGAACCTCCAAGGCTAGCTGCATGATCGGATACGGTAATGACTTCATCCCAGGTCATGTTTCCTTTTTCAATCTCTTCTAAAATTAAATGCATACTCATGATTTTTGTCATACTTGCAGGATACAACTGTTCATGAGAATTCTTTTCATACAAAACTTTCCCTGTGTTTAAATCAATTAAAATTGCAGATTTTGAATTTGGTGCTAAGTCAACCGTAGTGTTGTTTTCATTATTTTGCTCTTCTTCAGCTAGAGCATTTAAACTAACAACCCCAAGTAAGTTAACCACCATTAAAAATAAGAAATAAACGAATAATTTTTTTATTTTTATTCTTTTCATATCACAACACCTCTCTCCCTAAAATATATGAACAATGTGACAATTTAATTCAAATATTAACTGAAAGTTATGTTTTTTTAAATACTTAACTACTAACTATCTAAGTTATTAAGTTTTTTATAAAGAACTTCTGTCTATAAGAGGTTCTTAGATTCTAATTGCCAAACAAAGTTGAAGTAACCTTATGTAAAGTTTTTTCATTATTTACAATGATTAAAATAAGTGATATTATAATTTTATATTCTCAGAAAAACTGGGATTATGGGGTGTTTATTGTTTACGAGAAGGGGAAAAACGATGACTTTAAATCAATTAAAAGAACGCTTAATTAATCACTACTCACAAATCTCGAAAGAAGATCAGCTTGTTAATGACTTTAAAAATATGATACTTGAACTAAAACCGGTTGAAATTAGAGCCAAACAATTAGAGCAAAAGCTGATAACAGCAGAAACCGAACTTGAAGAGCTAAAACCAAAATTTAGGTTATTAAGTCTATTTAATAATGATCATGGAGCAAACAAATCACGTGAAGTACTATATAATCAAAAACTAAAAAAATTAAATGATATGAATGAGGAACTAAATAAAAAGAAAACATTACAAGATTCTCTATTAAAAAAAATCAAACATATTGAAAGTAAATTAATGGAAATTCAACAATTAAAGAACGAATATGAACCGTTAGTAAATGAAGCGATTGTTAATGCCGCTGAACATGATTATAGTGATTTAAATGAACTAAAAAGTATGGATAAAGACATAAAGCAAACCCTTAATGAAGATAAAAAATATGAAACAATATTAGAATTTGGTTATTTTTTAAGAAAAAAATTATTCTCTAATCGAAAGAAATTATTATCCGCAAAAACATTAATAGAATACGATTATCATATTATTTCAGTTTCTTCAATTACAGCTATGAATAAAGCAAATAAAGCGAACTATAGCTCCAATTTATCTGACATTTATAAAATAGTGGCTACCTTTAATGAACTAATACAGGAATATAAATTGTATTTAAGGGTTAATATTGGTGGTTTATCTTCTTTAAGTGATGATATGTTCGATATTACTCGTTCAGATCGTCAAAGTGTAGCACAAGCATATTCCAATATTAATTCATGGAATAAATCATATAAAGAACTAGAAACTATCTTAAATACGTTTAATAAAAAAAGAGAAGTGTTAAAAGAACCACTTACAAAACTATTTGATAAACGCCATAACATAGTGGTAAATTGTATATAATTGTTATATGTAAAAGGACAATCTAAAGCAAAGATTGTCCTTTTATTTTTATTGAAAA of the Haloplasma contractile SSD-17B genome contains:
- a CDS encoding D-alanyl-D-alanine carboxypeptidase family protein; translation: MKRIKIKKLFVYFLFLMVVNLLGVVSLNALAEEEQNNENNTTVDLAPNSKSAILIDLNTGKVLYEKNSHEQLYPASMTKIMSMHLILEEIEKGNMTWDEVITVSDHAASLGGSQIWLEPNEKMTVEDLFKSVAIASANDSVVALGERVAGSEEMFVKMMNERVKELGLKDTNFMNPHGLTDEDHYSSAYDMSMMARDLLKDHEETVTQYTSLYEDYIREDTDDKFWLVNTNKLVKYYEGIDGLKTGFTPEALYCLTATKRVGNMRLIAVVMGAETSQKRNADIVNLIKYGFSQYEVVDYVDKGVVMDQYENMMMKPNNVDVVTKEPISFLVKKGTEIKDLEQDIEYTIPKNGAKAGDTIGKITIYKDGDPYEVELTVTEDIEKAGIFQLFGRMFKNVIYGE